The genomic interval ACTTTCCAATACCCTTTCCCTGGTGTGCAGGATCTACACCCAGAAACCATAAATAGAAAACTGGCTGCTCTTTGGGATATCCGCTGTGTATTTTCGATTCTCTGCTTAATACACGTTTTACCCGGTCTAAACCTATTACCTTTATGGCTAGCTGGGCATCTAGTGCTATCGTTTTTAGGGTTGTTTTTTTACTTTCAGGCAATAAAGTGAGTGCGCAGGCTATTTTGTCATTGGAAAGGTAGATCGTTCCAAACAGGTAGCATACATCGAAGGAGTACTCCATTAATTTCTTTATCCGCTCCTTCCGTTTCTCATCCTGCTTTACTGTGTAGTTGACACTATTATTAGTATCAAATGCTTTAGAAAGAATTTCTACAACAAGTGGCTTGTCATTACTGGTTGCTTTGATCATTAGGCTGGTTTTATTTTTATAAACAAACGAGCGCAAATATTATATTATTTCAAGTTTATATGCATTACTTTTTGATTATTTTTTCATAAAAATATTATAAACTATTCATTTAAACTATGTATTTACCTGCTGTTCAGGTAAATCAGCATCTTCCACTTTTTCAATAATATACACATCTTCTTCCTTTTTATCAGGCATAAATCTTCTGGTAATAGAAGCCCTATAACCTAGTGCACTTAGGATTTTAAGCAGAAACTGAGGTACATAATAGCTCATGCTGCCATTCTTGATCTTTACTACGCCTTTATAGTTCAAATTATGATCCGTACACCATTTTTTTAATGCACCATGTTTTAGGCTCATTTCTTTTAAGTGCTGCTGAATCAATTCTACGCACTGACTATAACTGCGTGTATGCGGTACATTTTTTTCCATTCTTTTAAAATTGCCTATAGCAATAGAGTAAAGCTTCCAGTTTATACAATAAAAAAGCTGTCAGACAGGCATTTAACCTACCTAATTAGTGTTAAATCAAATAATTCGATTTAATTTTTTGTAAATAAAAGATTGTAATTTCAATTCACTAGCAAAAAAATAATATTTTTTTCTTGCAAAAGTAGTCGCAATTAAACTACATTTGATAAAGTAGTCGTAAAACAGCTATTAAACTAAGTATTAATCATTCCCTTAGTTATGCATTGTATGCTTCTTTCTATCCAACTTATACCCCATTACCTTATCCTGACGGCAATTGTAATTGTTGTACACTGGATCTGGATATTTGGCATCAAAAAAGGTAGGCACCAAAGTAGAATTTCTACTAAAGGGTATCAAACAGGCGGTAGTAATTCCAATGCGTCTTCTCAGTATAATGCCGATCAAGAGGCTTTGATTATTTCAAAACCCTCCTTACAAGAACAATTTCTTGTAAATAAATTTTCAGGTTCTACCCACGAAACTTTTAATGCTACAATATTAGAGCAACCAGAAGCCAACCAGACACCTGCAGAAGAACAGGAAGACAATCACTCCTTAGGCGAGCTAACCCAAGAGCAGGCTGATTTGGATATTGTATCTGCCATACAAGCATTAGCAGCAGGGAAATTAGAGGCTGATGATTTGAAAACACTTCAGGAGATAGCCGCTATTACTGTAGCTACAGACAAACAGTATCCCAATGTAGCGGAGGAGAGCAAAGATATACTTACCTCTCCTGCCGGTGAATCCAAGAACATACCATTTATCATATAATCATTAATTCACAATCAATATTTTATCACTCAAATCCTTCAATCCATGAAAAAGCGTTTTCTTTTAGTCACAGCCATGTTTATTCTATGTGTAGTAACCCTGCAGGCACAAGATGAAATTGAAGTGCTGAAAAATCAGATTGCCTCCACTAACACCAGTATGCGAAGCACTTATATCATGATCCGGAATCTGATCTATGTGATATGCGGCATCATCGGTTTATCTATTCTACCAGGAAAGTACCAGAAAATGCAATCCGGTGATCCGGATGCAGGAAAATCTATGCTGAACTGGGGTGGTGCACTGGTATTTGTTGCGGTAGGTGCATACGTTCTTCAACTCATATTTTTTGCCGGATAATGAGGCGGAGAGGTTGGTTGGCATTAGGATGTATCCTGTTGTATATACCTACACAGGCGGAGAGCCTTTCAGGATATTATCTCCGATTCCTGCGCAATGAAAGCATTTTTCACGCACTAGTAAGTTTGGTGTATGTGTTTTGTGGGATCTTGAGTTTCTACAACCTTGCTTTGGCTTTTCAGAAATTTGCAGACGGAGATTCGCATGCTGGAGCCAATGCCAGGAACTGGTGCCTTTCCCTGCTATTAATTGCTGCATTTACTTTCTTTTTGAGCACTTTGATGGCTGACTCCGGCTCAATTGCACAAATCAATCTCGGAGATGCCCTTCGGCAGGTAACCGGAAGTATGAATAGCACCTTTGATGTGATTAGCCGATTGGTGTATGTCACCTGTGGTATTATAGGCTTGATGGTGCTTCCTGGTAAATTCCGGGCACTGCAGGAAGGACATCGGCATGCCGGCCGTTCCATAACCAGCTGGGGTCTGGGACTTGTATCCATGGTTTCTCTTGTATTTATCATTCACCAAATCTTTTTCCAGTAATGCTATTACAAACTGTTATTAGTGAGTTTAGCTCCCGATTTGTGCAAACAGAGCGGGCCAACATGGTGCAGTTAGTTACATTACTATCTTATATCACTGCATTGGTAATGGCTATTCGTATGGTAAGGATGCTGCAGCGGGGAGATCAAGGGTTTAATGCATCACTTTGGAGATGGTGTATGGGAATTCTGTTTACTATTCTTTTCCCAAACTTTCTCAGCACTGTACTCTTACGGCAGCAAGTAAGTGAGGTAATTATGGATGTACCTGTTGCACCCGTTAAAGGTAAAAATTCCGGTTACCTGGACGATGCAGAGATACAGCAGTGGGTAAGCAATACCGAGACAGAAAGACAAAATCAGCCCTTTCCATCACCTAATAACAGCAATCATACAGAATCAGAATTAGGCGGCACAATTATTAATCCGAATGCAAAGCCTGAAAATTTTGGAGAAGATCTGCAAATCTCTAATCAATAAGTTGTCTATGGGAGAGCTGTTTAAAATTCAAAACGATCTATTATTTACCTGTAAACTCATCACGTTTATCGCCTTGATGATCGCAGGGCTAACTATTGCCATCAAACTGTATCAGGGACAGGAAGTGGATGAACGCCTGTTTAACTGGTTTAAAGGAATAGCTCTTGTGCTTGGTTTCTCTTATATGTTAGGAGCTTTTATCAATTAATGTTTATTCAATAATAGTTATGCCACAATACGAGGTCATCCGGGGTGCAGATAATGAAATCGAGTTTCAAGGACTTAAAGGTAAGTATGTGTATTACCTGTTTGGAGGCCTTGCTGGAGTAGTACTAATGGGATTATTATTCTTTCTGCTACTCCCCTCTTCTACACTTGCCGGTCTGTTAACACTAAGCGGAGCAGCAGGGGTCTTTTACTTGTCATTTCAATGGAATAAAAAGTACGGCCGTTGGGGAATGGAGAAGCAAAAAATTCAAAAACAATTACCAGGTTATGTAGTAATGAGACATCCCTACA from Rhodocytophaga rosea carries:
- a CDS encoding DUF4133 domain-containing protein, whose amino-acid sequence is MPQYEVIRGADNEIEFQGLKGKYVYYLFGGLAGVVLMGLLFFLLLPSSTLAGLLTLSGAAGVFYLSFQWNKKYGRWGMEKQKIQKQLPGYVVMRHPYTLIKRKNA
- a CDS encoding DUF4134 family protein, with protein sequence MKKRFLLVTAMFILCVVTLQAQDEIEVLKNQIASTNTSMRSTYIMIRNLIYVICGIIGLSILPGKYQKMQSGDPDAGKSMLNWGGALVFVAVGAYVLQLIFFAG
- a CDS encoding DUF4134 family protein, whose product is MAFQKFADGDSHAGANARNWCLSLLLIAAFTFFLSTLMADSGSIAQINLGDALRQVTGSMNSTFDVISRLVYVTCGIIGLMVLPGKFRALQEGHRHAGRSITSWGLGLVSMVSLVFIIHQIFFQ
- a CDS encoding GNAT family N-acetyltransferase, with amino-acid sequence MIKATSNDKPLVVEILSKAFDTNNSVNYTVKQDEKRKERIKKLMEYSFDVCYLFGTIYLSNDKIACALTLLPESKKTTLKTIALDAQLAIKVIGLDRVKRVLSRESKIHSGYPKEQPVFYLWFLGVDPAHQGKGIGKSLLNEIIAESKQKKRPLYLETSMPDNVPFYLKRGFEVYNQLNFGHTLYCMRTTS